From the Alloalcanivorax dieselolei B5 genome, one window contains:
- a CDS encoding AarF/UbiB family protein — protein sequence MPPFARLFSVTLVVCRYRLLSLLPAHPIRPLLVFLQYLVPTSWRGTGDLSEGERLRLALEELGPIFIKFGQLMATRRDLLPPDWTDSLARLQDQVAPFDGGEARQKVQANLPKPFDQVFATFDERPLAAASVAQVHPATLLDGREVVVKVLRPGVEMRVERDLRVMGFGARILEKLWADSRYFHPVRVVRDYQSVIRGELDLEQEASNSETMRRHFLFSSLLHIPEVHLDVSSRQVMISDRIYGIPVNDIERIKAAGIDPRALAERGVEIFFAQVFRHNFFHADMHPGNIFVNPANPDLPQYMAVDCAIAGRLSRHDLNVLGRMVLAVMREDYPMLVDLVIRAGWSNAPIDRHRFEQEATQLLAPVRSASLEQLEFAPLILRLFDLAREYHIEAPVQYVLLMKTLVHIEGLGRSIYPQLDIWTVGRPLLEAWMMEEYGPAATLNKLRNRLPEWTAQLPEMPDLLRDALENLRDHPQRQQDMEFRLALNLRRNRRRALAGVGAVALGLLAGIDALLAGSGWAWPLAGAGAVLLAWSLRA from the coding sequence ATGCCACCGTTTGCCCGCTTGTTCTCGGTCACCCTGGTGGTGTGCCGCTATCGTCTGCTGTCCCTGCTTCCGGCGCACCCCATTCGCCCGCTGCTGGTCTTTCTGCAGTATCTGGTGCCAACCAGCTGGCGCGGTACCGGCGACCTCAGCGAAGGCGAACGTCTGCGTCTGGCGCTGGAGGAACTCGGCCCGATCTTCATCAAGTTCGGCCAGTTGATGGCCACGCGCCGGGATCTGCTGCCTCCGGACTGGACCGACTCCCTGGCGCGTCTGCAGGATCAGGTGGCGCCCTTCGATGGCGGTGAAGCCCGGCAAAAGGTCCAGGCCAACCTGCCCAAACCCTTTGATCAGGTGTTCGCCACCTTCGACGAGCGGCCGTTGGCCGCCGCCTCGGTGGCCCAGGTGCATCCGGCCACCTTGCTGGATGGCCGTGAGGTGGTGGTCAAGGTGCTGCGCCCCGGTGTCGAAATGAGGGTGGAGCGGGATCTGCGGGTGATGGGCTTCGGCGCCCGGATACTGGAGAAACTCTGGGCCGATTCCCGCTATTTCCACCCGGTGCGGGTGGTGCGCGATTACCAGTCCGTGATCCGTGGCGAACTGGACCTGGAGCAGGAAGCCAGTAACAGCGAGACCATGCGCCGGCATTTCCTGTTCAGTTCCCTGCTGCACATCCCGGAAGTGCACCTGGATGTGTCCTCCCGTCAGGTGATGATCTCCGATCGCATTTACGGTATCCCGGTCAACGATATCGAGCGCATCAAGGCCGCCGGTATCGATCCTCGGGCCCTGGCCGAACGCGGCGTGGAAATCTTCTTCGCCCAGGTGTTCCGGCACAATTTCTTCCATGCCGACATGCACCCGGGCAATATTTTCGTCAATCCGGCCAACCCGGATCTGCCCCAATATATGGCGGTGGACTGCGCCATTGCCGGACGTCTGTCCCGCCATGACCTCAACGTGCTGGGGCGCATGGTCCTGGCGGTGATGCGCGAGGATTACCCGATGCTGGTGGATCTGGTGATCCGGGCGGGATGGAGCAACGCCCCGATCGATCGCCATCGTTTCGAGCAGGAGGCCACCCAGTTGCTGGCGCCGGTACGCTCCGCCTCCCTGGAACAGTTGGAATTCGCCCCGTTGATCCTGCGCCTGTTTGATCTGGCCCGGGAATATCACATCGAGGCGCCGGTACAATATGTGCTGTTGATGAAGACCCTGGTGCATATCGAGGGGCTGGGCCGCAGCATCTACCCGCAACTGGATATCTGGACCGTGGGCCGGCCGTTGCTGGAAGCGTGGATGATGGAGGAATACGGCCCAGCCGCCACCCTCAATAAACTGCGCAACCGGCTGCCGGAATGGACCGCGCAGCTGCCGGAAATGCCGGACCTGCTGCGTGATGCCCTGGAAAATCTGCGCGATCACCCGCAACGGCAACAGGACATGGAATTCCGCCTGGCACTAAACTTGCGACGCAATCGCCGCCGCGCCCTGGCGGGTGTCGGCGCGGTGGCCCTGGGCCTACTGGCGGGCATCGACGCGCTGCTGGCCGGCAGCGGCTGGGCCTGGCCCCTGGCCGGCGCCGGCGCCGTGTTGCTGGCATGGTCGTTGCGCGCGTAG
- the ubiE gene encoding bifunctional demethylmenaquinone methyltransferase/2-methoxy-6-polyprenyl-1,4-benzoquinol methylase UbiE: protein MTDANDDKVTHFGYQQVPWQEKQQRVAGVFRSVAAKYDVMNDLISMGSHRILKRMTIELAGVRPGQRVLDLAGGTGDLAIKFSRLAGETGQVVLADINDAMLAVGRDRLYDAGCGHNTQVAQVNGECLPFADNSFHCVTIAFGLRNITDKDAALRSMLRVLKPGGRLLVLEFSQPVNKPFAKLYDLYSFAVWPRLGKLVVNDADSYQYLAESIRMHPDQDTLQGMMDEAGFVRTEYFNMIGGVVALHRGFKA from the coding sequence ATGACCGACGCCAACGACGACAAAGTAACCCACTTCGGCTACCAGCAGGTTCCCTGGCAGGAAAAGCAACAGCGGGTGGCGGGCGTGTTCCGTTCGGTGGCGGCCAAATACGACGTCATGAACGACCTGATTTCAATGGGGAGCCACCGCATCCTCAAACGCATGACCATCGAACTGGCCGGGGTGCGCCCGGGCCAGCGGGTCCTTGATCTGGCCGGCGGCACCGGCGATCTGGCGATCAAATTCTCCCGTCTGGCCGGCGAAACCGGCCAGGTGGTGCTGGCCGACATCAATGACGCCATGTTGGCGGTGGGCCGGGACCGGCTCTATGACGCGGGCTGCGGACACAACACACAAGTGGCCCAGGTCAATGGTGAGTGCCTTCCTTTCGCCGACAATAGCTTCCATTGCGTGACTATTGCCTTCGGCCTGCGCAACATCACCGACAAGGACGCGGCCCTGCGCTCCATGTTGCGCGTGCTCAAGCCCGGTGGACGTCTGTTGGTACTGGAGTTCTCGCAACCGGTGAACAAGCCCTTCGCCAAGCTGTATGACCTGTACTCCTTCGCGGTCTGGCCGCGGCTGGGCAAACTGGTGGTGAACGACGCCGACAGCTATCAGTACCTGGCCGAGTCGATCCGCATGCACCCGGACCAGGACACCTTGCAGGGCATGATGGATGAGGCCGGTTTCGTGCGTACCGAATACTTCAACATGATCGGCGGCGTGGTGGCCCTGCACCGGGGGTTCAAAGCCTGA
- a CDS encoding phosphoribosyl-ATP diphosphatase, producing MSDILNQLHQVLEARKGAAPDSSYVASLYHKGLNRILEKVGEEAVETLLAARDLEAGGEAQALISETADLWFHSMVMLAHLGLHPDQVLAELERRFGLSGHEEKASRGD from the coding sequence ATGTCGGATATTCTTAACCAATTGCACCAAGTCCTGGAGGCCCGCAAAGGGGCGGCCCCGGACAGTTCCTATGTGGCGAGTCTGTACCATAAGGGCCTGAACAGGATCCTGGAGAAAGTCGGCGAGGAAGCCGTGGAAACCCTGCTCGCGGCCCGGGACCTGGAAGCCGGCGGCGAGGCCCAGGCCTTGATCAGTGAAACCGCCGATCTGTGGTTTCATTCCATGGTCATGTTGGCCCACCTAGGATTGCACCCCGACCAAGTGCTGGCGGAACTGGAGCGTCGCTTCGGCCTGTCCGGGCACGAAGAAAAAGCCTCTCGAGGAGATTAA
- the tatA gene encoding Sec-independent protein translocase subunit TatA yields the protein MFSGISIWQLLIVLAIVVLLFGTKKLRNIGNDLGGAVKGFKDSMRDGENEQDPQRLADEQSETTQEQKEKDKDQV from the coding sequence ATGTTTTCCGGTATCAGTATTTGGCAATTGCTCATCGTCCTGGCCATCGTGGTTCTGCTGTTCGGAACCAAGAAGCTGCGCAACATCGGTAACGATCTCGGCGGCGCGGTCAAGGGCTTCAAGGACTCCATGCGTGACGGAGAAAATGAGCAGGACCCGCAACGTCTGGCTGACGAGCAGAGCGAGACCACCCAGGAACAGAAAGAAAAGGACAAGGATCAGGTCTGA
- a CDS encoding inorganic phosphate transporter: MEWMLEHSTLMLLIAGGAGFFMALGVGANDVANAMGTSVGARALTVKQAVLIAIVFEFAGAYLAGGEVTATIRKGIIDAEVFNQTPHYLIYGMLSALLAAGIWLVVASWAGWPVSTTHSIVGAIVGFAAVGVGMDSVHWGQVGSIVASWVTSPLLAGFLSFALIKSVQKLVLNHDDPFQRAKKVVPFYMFLVGFVITKVTLVKGLKHVGLEMSFGSSSLWAVAGGLVVAGLGVLFLNRIHPDPEADKDFRFSSVERVFAVLMIFTACAMAFAHGSNDVANAVGPLAAISSVLANGGVIGKESIIPGWILLVGAMGIVFGLAVLGARVMATVGTKITELTPSRGFAAELGAATTVVLASGTGLPISTTHTLVGAVLGVGMARGIGSLNLRVISTIFTSWIVTLPAGALLSILFFYFFKGLFGA; this comes from the coding sequence ATGGAGTGGATGCTCGAACACAGCACCCTGATGCTGCTCATTGCCGGCGGCGCCGGTTTCTTCATGGCCCTGGGCGTGGGCGCCAATGACGTTGCCAACGCCATGGGCACGTCGGTGGGCGCGCGGGCGCTCACCGTCAAACAGGCGGTTCTGATCGCCATTGTTTTCGAGTTCGCCGGGGCTTACCTGGCTGGCGGTGAAGTCACCGCCACCATCCGCAAAGGCATCATTGATGCCGAGGTCTTCAACCAGACACCCCATTATCTGATCTACGGCATGCTCTCCGCCCTGCTCGCCGCCGGTATCTGGCTGGTGGTGGCCTCCTGGGCCGGCTGGCCGGTATCGACCACTCACTCCATCGTCGGCGCCATCGTTGGCTTCGCCGCGGTCGGCGTCGGCATGGATTCCGTGCATTGGGGACAGGTGGGCTCCATCGTCGCCAGTTGGGTGACGTCCCCGCTGCTGGCGGGCTTCCTGTCCTTCGCCCTGATAAAGAGCGTGCAGAAACTGGTGCTCAACCATGACGACCCGTTCCAGCGGGCCAAGAAAGTGGTGCCCTTCTACATGTTCCTGGTGGGCTTCGTGATCACCAAGGTCACCCTGGTGAAAGGCCTCAAGCACGTCGGTCTGGAAATGAGTTTTGGTTCCAGCAGCCTGTGGGCCGTCGCCGGCGGGCTGGTGGTGGCGGGCCTGGGAGTCCTGTTTCTGAACCGGATTCATCCGGACCCGGAGGCCGACAAGGATTTTCGCTTCAGTTCCGTGGAGCGGGTCTTCGCGGTACTGATGATTTTTACTGCCTGCGCCATGGCGTTCGCCCACGGTTCCAACGATGTGGCCAACGCGGTGGGCCCGCTGGCGGCGATCAGCAGCGTGCTGGCCAACGGCGGTGTGATTGGCAAGGAGTCGATCATCCCCGGCTGGATTCTTCTGGTGGGCGCCATGGGCATTGTCTTCGGCCTGGCGGTACTCGGTGCGCGGGTAATGGCCACGGTGGGCACCAAGATCACCGAGCTGACCCCGAGCCGCGGCTTCGCCGCCGAACTGGGCGCCGCCACCACCGTGGTGCTGGCTTCCGGCACCGGCCTGCCCATCTCCACCACTCACACCCTGGTGGGCGCGGTGCTCGGCGTCGGCATGGCACGCGGCATCGGCTCGCTCAACCTGCGTGTGATCAGCACCATCTTCACCTCCTGGATCGTCACCCTGCCCGCCGGCGCGCTGTTGTCGATTCTGTTCTTCTATTTCTTCAAGGGCCTGTTCGGGGCGTGA
- a CDS encoding ubiquinone biosynthesis accessory factor UbiJ yields MSDPGLLSTTAVAALERAINTALRGDPVTAAALRQHAGRLLAVHSTLPRTAVFLLIVEDGVELYLRSEAAADVSVTGNPVDLAALLLDWKRQPSAIGGPVRIEGNRELLQSLRELARDLQLDWGAMLEPALGGELAQTLHQGAMRLGGWARDAFRRLGDQVGDYLGNESGLLALRRDVYEFYQDVDELRGDVDRLEARVQRLLSRSSTP; encoded by the coding sequence ATGTCGGATCCCGGACTGCTCTCCACCACCGCCGTGGCCGCCCTGGAGCGGGCCATCAACACGGCATTGCGCGGCGACCCGGTAACCGCCGCCGCGCTGCGCCAGCATGCCGGCCGGTTGCTGGCGGTACACAGCACTTTGCCGCGCACCGCGGTGTTTCTGCTGATCGTGGAGGACGGCGTCGAGCTGTACCTGCGCAGCGAAGCGGCGGCGGACGTCAGCGTCACCGGCAATCCGGTGGATCTGGCCGCGCTGCTGCTGGACTGGAAACGCCAACCCAGTGCCATCGGCGGCCCGGTTCGCATCGAGGGCAATCGCGAGTTGCTGCAGTCCCTGCGCGAGCTGGCCCGCGACCTGCAACTGGACTGGGGCGCCATGCTGGAACCGGCGCTGGGCGGTGAACTGGCGCAGACCCTGCACCAGGGCGCCATGCGCCTGGGCGGCTGGGCCCGTGACGCGTTTCGCCGCCTCGGCGATCAGGTGGGCGACTACCTGGGCAACGAATCCGGCCTGCTGGCGCTGCGCCGGGACGTGTACGAGTTCTACCAGGACGTGGATGAGCTGCGCGGTGATGTGGACCGCCTGGAAGCCCGCGTTCAGCGTTTGTTATCAAGGAGTTCCACGCCCTGA
- a CDS encoding FFLEELY motif protein, whose translation MPSSRTSDTGTAPASAGLRLRHFLERFFQLRQHGDDAVFLARLQRLRATQRQRLADTHADLLADQQLQPALTFLLDDVYGGQDLLPVATEIRRALPKALKLLPDRVMATSALALEAAILTQELDEALVQTLGPRLDQPLDPAGYADGYRDLGDDGARRQQITLVAELGPRLDRYIRSRTLQTTFRLVRKPAHAAGFSNLYDFIDRSFRVMKPVPSVTALLERVAAREDAIMTRLFARHPFPFKDIP comes from the coding sequence ATGCCCAGTTCCCGGACCTCCGACACCGGCACCGCACCCGCTAGCGCCGGCCTTCGCCTGCGCCATTTTCTGGAGCGTTTTTTCCAGCTGCGCCAGCATGGCGATGACGCGGTGTTCCTGGCCCGCCTGCAACGGCTGCGGGCCACTCAGCGGCAGCGGCTTGCCGATACCCACGCCGACCTGCTCGCCGATCAACAGCTGCAACCGGCTCTGACTTTCCTGCTGGATGACGTCTACGGCGGTCAGGATCTGCTGCCGGTGGCCACCGAGATTCGCCGCGCCCTGCCCAAGGCGCTGAAGTTGCTGCCCGACCGGGTCATGGCCACCTCCGCCCTGGCCCTGGAAGCGGCGATTCTCACCCAGGAACTGGATGAAGCCCTGGTTCAGACGCTGGGCCCCCGATTGGATCAGCCGCTGGACCCGGCCGGCTATGCCGACGGCTACCGCGATCTCGGCGATGACGGAGCGCGCCGGCAACAGATCACGCTGGTGGCGGAACTGGGGCCGCGGCTGGACCGCTACATCCGCTCACGTACCCTGCAGACCACCTTCCGGCTGGTGCGCAAACCCGCTCATGCGGCGGGCTTCTCGAACCTGTATGATTTCATCGACCGCAGTTTCCGGGTAATGAAACCGGTGCCCAGCGTGACCGCCCTGCTCGAGCGCGTGGCGGCCCGCGAGGACGCGATCATGACGCGCCTGTTCGCCCGGCACCCTTTTCCGTTCAAGGACATCCCATGA
- the argA gene encoding amino-acid N-acetyltransferase produces MSTTDQVNWFRNSSPYINAHRGRTFVVMMTGEVLDSPLLPSLVHDLALLNTLGVRLVLVHGARPQISRRLHAAGLETHFEHHTRITDSAALEAVIAAVGALRLKLEGLFSMGLANTPMHNASIQLISGNFVIAKPKGVRDGFDYQHTGEVRRIEVGPIRRQVDAGNVVLLSPLGSSPTGELFNLNAEEVASTAAIALAADKLIVLGDGVRINDEQQRILRELTPQEAGRLLADQRLQDSALERHLTAACHAASNGVARAHLLDAGDDGVLLKELFTRDGCGTMVTRETYETLRGARIEDVGGVLELISPLEADGTLVRRSRELLESEIQRFLIIERDGMVIACAALYPFPDEKVGELACVAVHPQYRSGERGIQLLRQLERRAREQGLERLFVLTTHTSHWFQEQGFQPADVHSLPAQRQQLYNWQRNSKVFAKTL; encoded by the coding sequence GTGAGTACTACCGACCAGGTGAACTGGTTCCGCAACTCCTCTCCCTACATCAACGCGCATCGCGGCCGCACTTTCGTGGTGATGATGACCGGCGAGGTCCTGGACAGTCCGTTACTGCCTTCCCTGGTGCATGACCTGGCGCTGCTCAACACCCTTGGGGTCCGTCTGGTGCTGGTCCACGGGGCCCGGCCACAGATCAGCCGGCGCCTGCACGCCGCCGGGCTGGAAACCCATTTCGAGCACCACACCCGGATCACCGACAGCGCCGCGCTGGAAGCGGTGATCGCCGCGGTGGGCGCGCTGCGGCTAAAGCTGGAAGGCCTGTTCTCCATGGGGCTGGCGAACACCCCCATGCACAACGCCTCGATCCAGCTGATCAGCGGCAACTTTGTCATCGCCAAGCCCAAAGGGGTGCGCGACGGCTTTGACTACCAGCACACCGGCGAGGTGCGCCGCATTGAGGTCGGACCGATCCGCCGGCAGGTGGACGCCGGCAACGTGGTGCTGCTGTCACCGCTGGGAAGCTCCCCCACCGGCGAACTGTTCAACCTGAACGCGGAGGAAGTGGCCTCCACCGCCGCCATCGCCCTGGCCGCCGACAAGCTGATCGTGCTGGGCGATGGCGTTCGCATCAATGATGAGCAGCAGCGGATACTGCGCGAACTGACGCCGCAGGAAGCCGGGCGCCTGCTCGCCGACCAGCGCCTGCAGGACAGCGCCCTGGAACGGCATCTTACCGCCGCCTGTCACGCCGCCAGCAACGGCGTGGCACGTGCTCACTTGCTGGACGCCGGCGATGACGGCGTGCTGCTGAAGGAGCTGTTCACCCGTGACGGCTGCGGCACCATGGTCACGCGGGAGACTTACGAAACCCTGCGCGGCGCCCGCATCGAGGATGTCGGCGGCGTGCTGGAACTGATCTCCCCGCTGGAGGCGGACGGCACCCTGGTACGCCGCTCCCGGGAGCTGCTGGAAAGCGAGATACAACGCTTCCTGATCATCGAACGGGACGGCATGGTGATCGCCTGCGCGGCACTCTATCCCTTCCCCGATGAAAAAGTCGGTGAGTTGGCCTGCGTCGCCGTGCATCCGCAGTACCGCAGTGGCGAGCGCGGCATTCAGTTGTTGCGGCAATTGGAACGGCGGGCGCGGGAGCAGGGCCTGGAACGGCTGTTCGTGCTCACCACCCATACCTCCCACTGGTTCCAGGAGCAGGGGTTCCAGCCCGCGGACGTACACAGCCTGCCGGCACAGCGGCAGCAGTTGTACAATTGGCAGCGCAATTCCAAGGTGTTCGCCAAGACGCTCTGA
- a CDS encoding TIGR00153 family protein, whose product MSFGSSIAGLFGRSPIRPLQKHYDTVHDCALGLGDFFSAVRDGDWERAREARQRIAQLENQADELKKEFRLNLPKSLFLPVPRSDLLELVSVQDKVANKAKDIAGLMLGRQMTLPPSLADSMTDYLQGAIDTSAQAKKAINELDELVETGFSGREIRLVEELIEELDRLERANDDQQVQIRAQLFKLESGLPPVDVMFLYKIIDWIGDLADRAQKVGGHLQLLLAR is encoded by the coding sequence ATGTCCTTTGGCAGCTCTATTGCCGGCCTTTTCGGCCGATCGCCGATACGCCCCCTGCAAAAGCATTACGACACCGTGCACGATTGCGCTTTGGGCCTGGGCGATTTCTTCTCCGCGGTCCGCGACGGCGACTGGGAACGCGCCCGCGAAGCCCGCCAGCGCATCGCCCAATTGGAAAACCAGGCCGACGAGCTGAAGAAAGAGTTCCGCCTTAATCTGCCCAAAAGCCTGTTTCTGCCGGTGCCCCGCTCCGATCTGCTGGAACTGGTCAGCGTGCAGGACAAGGTGGCCAACAAGGCCAAGGACATCGCCGGCCTCATGCTCGGCCGGCAAATGACGCTCCCCCCCAGCCTCGCCGATAGCATGACCGACTATCTGCAAGGCGCCATCGATACTTCCGCCCAGGCCAAGAAGGCCATCAATGAACTGGACGAACTGGTGGAAACCGGCTTCAGCGGCCGGGAAATCCGTCTGGTGGAAGAGCTCATCGAGGAACTGGATCGCCTGGAACGGGCCAACGACGACCAGCAGGTGCAGATCCGCGCCCAGCTGTTCAAATTGGAATCCGGCTTGCCTCCGGTGGATGTGATGTTCCTATACAAGATCATCGACTGGATCGGTGACCTGGCCGACCGCGCCCAAAAGGTGGGCGGCCATCTTCAATTGTTGCTTGCCCGCTAG
- the tatB gene encoding Sec-independent protein translocase protein TatB gives MFDVGFSELLLIFVIALVVLGPERLPKAARTLGYWVGRARSTFNNLRNELEREALNMDMRERMEKQMREMGLDEDSIRKAKDSLLSPHEVAEARRKPEPSPESEANLSAPDDTPASSERPPSSPAENKPNE, from the coding sequence ATGTTCGATGTCGGCTTTTCCGAGCTGCTGCTGATTTTTGTCATCGCCCTGGTGGTGCTGGGTCCCGAGCGCCTGCCGAAAGCGGCCCGTACCCTGGGCTACTGGGTCGGCCGTGCCCGTTCCACCTTCAATAACCTGCGCAACGAGCTGGAACGTGAAGCGTTGAACATGGACATGCGCGAGCGCATGGAAAAACAGATGCGGGAAATGGGGCTGGACGAAGACAGCATCCGCAAGGCCAAGGACAGCCTGCTGTCCCCACACGAAGTGGCCGAAGCCCGGCGCAAGCCGGAGCCCTCCCCGGAGAGCGAAGCCAATCTGAGCGCTCCGGATGACACTCCCGCCTCTTCCGAGCGCCCCCCTTCCAGCCCGGCGGAGAACAAACCCAATGAATGA